In one Haloplanus salinus genomic region, the following are encoded:
- a CDS encoding DUF502 domain-containing protein, whose amino-acid sequence MDRPSELDAFDEYDGPRGFARQAFVTGAAVTLPLIVTLVVLGAVVDFVSQQLDPVVGFFTSVTGLQPASDTALKLVAILSIVAAIFCIGVWTERRPNRSGFGALFDTLVSRIPGVGSLYQSIDEMSGLLLDSDTDSFQEVKLVEFPDKGTYAFAFLTAETPDVVCDGVGETEGMITVFLPMAPNPVMGGYVLHVAEEHVFDVDMTVEEGIQSIVTSGVATGHRSDEDLTEGMLDRFERRLDAADVMVGIEELEETARETVAAARERAAVDDEADGTDEGRSAE is encoded by the coding sequence ATGGACCGTCCAAGCGAACTGGACGCCTTCGACGAGTACGACGGCCCACGCGGCTTCGCTCGGCAAGCGTTCGTCACCGGCGCCGCGGTGACCCTCCCGCTCATCGTCACGCTCGTCGTCCTCGGCGCCGTCGTCGACTTCGTCTCCCAGCAACTCGACCCCGTCGTCGGCTTCTTCACCTCCGTCACGGGACTCCAGCCGGCCTCCGACACGGCGCTCAAACTCGTCGCCATCCTGTCGATAGTCGCGGCCATCTTCTGTATCGGCGTCTGGACCGAGCGCCGGCCGAACCGCTCCGGGTTCGGCGCCCTCTTCGATACGCTCGTCTCCCGCATTCCCGGCGTCGGCTCCCTGTATCAGAGCATCGACGAGATGAGCGGCCTCCTCCTGGACAGCGACACCGACAGCTTCCAGGAGGTGAAACTCGTCGAGTTCCCCGATAAGGGCACCTACGCCTTCGCCTTCCTGACCGCCGAGACGCCGGACGTGGTGTGCGACGGCGTCGGCGAGACGGAGGGGATGATCACCGTCTTCCTCCCAATGGCCCCGAACCCCGTGATGGGTGGATACGTCCTCCACGTCGCCGAAGAACACGTCTTCGACGTGGACATGACCGTCGAGGAGGGCATCCAGTCCATCGTGACCAGCGGCGTCGCCACCGGTCACCGATCCGACGAGGACCTCACGGAGGGGATGCTCGACCGCTTCGAGCGCCGCCTCGACGCCGCGGACGTGATGGTCGGTATCGAGGAGTTGGAGGAGACGGCGCGGGAGACGGTGGCCGCCGCGCGCGAACGGGCGGCGGTCGACGACGAGGCGGACGGGACCGACGAGGGGCGTTCCGCCGAGTGA
- a CDS encoding long-chain-fatty-acid--CoA ligase encodes MTGHPQTLRPFLSRAAQLYPDRELVARTATGTGRYTYAEYAKRVGRLASALRTAGVGRGDHVATMCWNHDRHAEAYYAVPNLGAALHTINPLLPADDVRTIVAEAADRLLLVDASLAGALTEAYRGDPDAFESVERVVVVGGEAPDLPVDAVDIDAFVADHDPDPDPGYPDLAGDDPAGLCYSSGTTGAPKGVRYTQRMLWSHTMAILTPAGLDISHHDTVMPVVPMFHINAWGLPYAATAAGAAQVYPGPSPQPADLVTLIEDEGVTLTAGVPTVWLGVLDYLQDTDADLSTLERIVVGGAAPPERLIRAFDDRGVEVVHGWGMTETAPVGAVSHLKPELRGAGYETRLDKRLKQGLLLPGLEFRVVGDDGDEVPHDGESMGELLVRGPWVTTSYYGRDAADDEAFEGSWLRTGDVVTVDGDGYVELVDRAADVINSGGEWISSQAVENAIMDDERVREAAVVGVPHERWGERPVAYVVADADDRGALIDAATERVRGAYPDWWVPDRVEFVDAVPKTATGKFDKVDLRARFDGSLDGSVDAAPPDEGE; translated from the coding sequence ATGACGGGACACCCACAAACGCTCCGGCCGTTCCTCTCGCGAGCGGCGCAGCTATACCCCGACCGCGAACTCGTCGCCCGGACGGCTACGGGGACGGGTCGGTACACGTACGCCGAGTACGCGAAGCGCGTCGGCCGACTGGCGAGTGCCCTGCGCACGGCCGGCGTCGGCCGCGGCGACCACGTGGCGACGATGTGCTGGAATCACGACCGCCACGCGGAGGCATACTACGCGGTGCCCAACCTCGGCGCCGCGTTACACACGATCAACCCGCTGTTGCCCGCGGACGACGTCCGGACTATCGTCGCCGAGGCGGCCGACCGACTCCTCCTCGTCGACGCGTCGCTCGCCGGGGCGCTGACCGAGGCGTACCGCGGCGATCCGGACGCCTTCGAGAGCGTCGAGCGGGTGGTGGTCGTCGGCGGCGAGGCCCCCGACCTGCCCGTCGACGCCGTCGACATCGACGCCTTCGTCGCCGATCACGACCCCGACCCCGATCCCGGCTACCCCGATCTCGCCGGCGACGACCCCGCTGGCCTCTGTTACTCCTCGGGGACGACCGGCGCGCCGAAGGGGGTCCGGTACACCCAGCGGATGCTCTGGAGCCACACCATGGCGATCCTGACGCCCGCGGGGCTGGACATCTCCCACCACGACACGGTGATGCCCGTGGTTCCGATGTTCCACATCAACGCGTGGGGGCTTCCGTACGCGGCGACGGCGGCCGGGGCCGCGCAGGTCTACCCCGGCCCGTCGCCCCAGCCGGCGGACCTCGTGACCCTGATCGAGGACGAGGGCGTCACCCTCACCGCGGGTGTGCCGACCGTGTGGCTGGGGGTACTCGACTACCTGCAGGACACCGACGCCGACCTCTCGACGCTCGAACGGATCGTCGTCGGCGGTGCGGCGCCCCCGGAACGCCTGATCCGCGCGTTCGACGACCGGGGCGTCGAGGTCGTCCACGGATGGGGCATGACCGAGACGGCGCCCGTCGGTGCCGTCTCCCATCTCAAACCCGAGCTGCGGGGGGCGGGCTACGAGACGCGCCTCGACAAGCGACTCAAACAGGGGCTGCTCCTCCCCGGACTGGAGTTCCGTGTCGTCGGCGACGACGGGGACGAGGTGCCACACGACGGCGAGTCGATGGGCGAACTCCTGGTGCGCGGGCCGTGGGTCACCACGTCCTACTACGGCCGCGACGCGGCCGACGACGAGGCGTTCGAGGGGTCGTGGCTCCGAACCGGCGACGTGGTGACCGTCGACGGGGACGGATACGTCGAACTCGTCGACCGGGCGGCGGACGTCATCAACTCGGGGGGCGAGTGGATCTCCTCGCAGGCCGTCGAGAACGCCATCATGGACGACGAGCGGGTGCGCGAGGCGGCCGTCGTCGGCGTCCCGCACGAGCGCTGGGGGGAACGCCCCGTCGCGTACGTCGTTGCCGACGCCGACGACCGCGGGGCGCTGATCGACGCCGCGACCGAGCGGGTTCGAGGGGCGTACCCCGACTGGTGGGTGCCCGACCGCGTCGAGTTCGTCGACGCGGTACCCAAGACGGCGACGGGGAAGTTCGACAAGGTGGACCTCAGAGCGCGGTTCGATGGGTCGCTCGACGGGAGCGTCGACGCGGCGCCCCCCGACGAGGGGGAGTGA
- a CDS encoding iron-containing alcohol dehydrogenase, translating into MHDTVLSSETRTVVSPGRIELGVGAVDTVGDHAARYGDTALVVATEQIFEFHGDTVVDRLAAAGVEAVVYTDVRPDPTVENIEAAHDLYERNDCDLIVTLGGGSSIDTGKGVGILAANDGSIRDFGVDRAGYEGVPNPSPPLIAVNTTGGTGSEATRSVVVSDESTSTKFLIVSANVVPDVAVEDPELTVSLPKSHTAFTGIDALTHAIEAYVSVKSYSVPDGYAEEAMARIARSLPVAWANGDNLDARADVMVGQLQAGQAFTNASVALVHGLARPLGAQLHIPHGLANGLILPYVVDFSSMAAPEKYAEVARILGVADDHTPTREAADAAAEGVLRLCRDVDLTGYLDDFGEVPSRDDYLAVVDEMTQDAIDSGSPDNNPRKPTREEIADLYVTIYDDALAPDSPRRS; encoded by the coding sequence ATGCACGACACCGTACTGTCGAGCGAGACGCGCACGGTCGTCTCGCCGGGGCGGATCGAACTCGGCGTCGGCGCGGTGGACACCGTCGGTGACCACGCCGCCCGCTACGGCGACACCGCACTGGTCGTCGCCACCGAACAGATCTTCGAGTTCCACGGCGACACGGTCGTCGATCGACTCGCCGCGGCTGGCGTCGAGGCCGTCGTCTACACCGACGTGCGCCCCGACCCCACCGTCGAGAACATCGAGGCCGCGCACGACCTGTACGAGCGCAACGACTGCGACCTGATCGTCACGCTCGGCGGCGGGTCCTCCATCGACACGGGGAAAGGCGTCGGCATCCTCGCCGCCAACGACGGCTCGATCCGTGATTTCGGCGTCGACCGCGCCGGCTACGAAGGGGTGCCGAACCCCTCGCCGCCGCTGATCGCCGTCAACACGACCGGCGGCACCGGGAGCGAGGCGACCCGATCCGTCGTCGTCAGCGACGAGTCCACGTCCACGAAGTTCCTCATCGTCTCCGCGAACGTCGTTCCCGACGTGGCGGTCGAGGACCCCGAACTCACCGTCTCCCTGCCCAAGAGCCACACGGCGTTTACCGGCATCGACGCGCTCACCCACGCCATCGAGGCGTACGTCTCGGTCAAATCCTACAGCGTCCCCGACGGCTACGCCGAAGAGGCGATGGCGCGAATCGCCCGCTCGCTCCCCGTCGCGTGGGCCAACGGCGACAACCTCGACGCCCGTGCCGACGTGATGGTCGGGCAACTACAGGCGGGCCAGGCGTTTACCAACGCCTCCGTCGCGCTGGTCCACGGCCTCGCGCGCCCGCTCGGTGCCCAACTCCACATCCCCCACGGGCTGGCGAACGGCCTCATCCTTCCCTACGTCGTCGACTTCTCGTCGATGGCGGCGCCGGAGAAGTACGCCGAGGTGGCGCGCATCCTCGGCGTCGCCGACGACCACACGCCGACCCGCGAGGCCGCCGACGCGGCCGCCGAGGGGGTTCTCCGGCTCTGCCGGGACGTGGACCTCACCGGCTATCTCGACGACTTCGGCGAGGTGCCCTCGCGGGACGACTACCTCGCCGTCGTCGACGAGATGACCCAGGACGCAATCGACTCCGGCTCCCCGGACAACAACCCGCGGAAGCCGACCCGCGAAGAGATCGCCGACCTCTACGTCACCATCTACGACGACGCGCTGGCACCGGACAGCCCGCGGCGGTCCTAA
- a CDS encoding Mov34/MPN/PAD-1 family protein: protein MRLFRSSELLGIARETMDFVLEASEETHPNEYMGFLRAEDARKLGLDRRGQVITDVLVIPGTTSNPVSATVRSEMKPNDVQSVGSVHSHPNGALRPSDADLATFGQGDVHIIVGAPYGRGDWRAFDNRGEPTTLDVLDVELPEERFFDFTQEDIDAELLAEGRNRGVVSPIDEADEDDGGFLSWLR from the coding sequence ATGCGACTGTTCCGGTCGAGCGAACTCCTCGGCATCGCTCGGGAGACCATGGACTTCGTCCTCGAAGCCAGCGAGGAGACCCACCCCAACGAGTACATGGGCTTTCTCCGCGCGGAGGACGCGCGCAAACTCGGCCTCGACCGGCGTGGTCAGGTCATCACCGACGTGCTCGTCATCCCCGGAACCACCTCGAACCCCGTCAGCGCGACGGTTCGCTCGGAGATGAAGCCGAACGACGTGCAGTCCGTCGGGTCGGTCCACTCCCACCCGAACGGCGCCCTCCGTCCGAGCGACGCCGACCTAGCCACCTTCGGCCAAGGCGACGTCCACATCATCGTCGGCGCCCCCTACGGCCGCGGTGACTGGCGGGCGTTCGACAACCGGGGGGAGCCGACGACTCTCGACGTCCTCGACGTGGAACTCCCAGAGGAGCGCTTCTTCGATTTCACACAGGAGGACATCGACGCCGAACTGCTCGCCGAGGGCCGGAACCGTGGCGTCGTCTCGCCCATCGACGAGGCGGACGAGGACGACGGTGGGTTTCTCTCGTGGCTCCGTTGA
- a CDS encoding YgaP family membrane protein translates to MPLERNVGGRDRLVRAALAVLLTVVAARALRRRKRPAGLLAGIGALGLGFNATTCVCGLNRLLGVDTTEGDD, encoded by the coding sequence ATGCCACTCGAACGGAACGTCGGCGGCCGCGACCGTCTCGTCCGTGCGGCCCTCGCCGTCCTCCTCACAGTCGTGGCGGCGCGCGCGCTCCGACGCAGGAAGCGACCGGCCGGCCTGCTCGCAGGGATCGGCGCACTGGGGCTCGGTTTCAACGCCACCACCTGTGTCTGCGGACTGAACCGACTGCTCGGCGTCGACACGACCGAGGGGGACGACTGA